Proteins from a genomic interval of Desulfomonilaceae bacterium:
- the secA gene encoding preprotein translocase subunit SecA, with product MFATLGRKIFGSKNDRELKRIDPIVKATNDLEPQMKALGNDDFPAKTLEFKARLASGKETLDDLAPEVFALVREASMRTLGMRHFDVQLIGGFVLHQGKIAEMKTGEGKTLAATLAVYLNSLTGKGVHVVTVNDYLAKRDSEWMGTIYKFLGLSVGVIVHDLSDEERREAYGSDVVYGTNNEFGFDYLRDNMKFALEDYVQRELHYAIVDEVDSILIDEARTPLIISGPTHENTDKYYKINRVIPGLQKDIHYTLDEKARSVVLTEEGIARVERSLGVNNLYDPAQMETLHHVNQGLKAHTLFKKDVDYIVKEGQVIIVDEFTGRLMPGRRYSDGLHQALEAKESVKIENENQTLATITFQNYFRMYEKLAGMTGTADTEAAEFHKIYKLEVVIIPTNLPMIREDFSDLIYKTEDEKFEAAISEIRELHEKGQPVLVGTISIEKSEYLAARLKKLGVAHNVLNAKNHALEAEIVAQAGRYKGVTISTNMAGRGTDIILGGNPTFLARSKVKRGESSEEYNQALEDFKIKCEQEKANVLKAGGLHILGTERHESRRIDNQLRGRSGRQGDPGSSRFYLSLEDDLMRIFGGDRVKMIMERVGMQDGEPIEHKYTTKAIENAQKKVEGHNFEIRKHLIEYDDVMNKQREVVYSQRRFILAGSDLKTTALEMAEDLSDEMVRRFTNEKTHFEDWDITGLTEALYGQFGLKFDFGQLPESEQTEIGIIDHVTERIKQRYDEKEAEVTPQLMRELEKFMMLQAVDSQWKDHLLSMDHLKEGIGLRGYGQRDPLKEYQREGYELFLDMSSRIKEETVRNLLLVKLAVPNELEELNESRERELQAVHSNLTGPESGSTPKHRTVEKIGRNAPCPCGSGKKYKKCCGKAA from the coding sequence ATGTTTGCAACACTAGGTCGAAAGATATTCGGCAGTAAAAACGATAGAGAGTTGAAACGCATCGATCCCATAGTAAAGGCCACCAATGATCTTGAACCACAAATGAAAGCCTTGGGAAATGACGATTTTCCTGCGAAAACGTTAGAATTCAAAGCACGCTTAGCTTCAGGGAAGGAAACCCTTGATGATCTTGCCCCCGAGGTGTTTGCTCTGGTTCGAGAGGCGTCGATGAGGACGCTGGGGATGCGTCATTTTGATGTTCAGTTAATCGGTGGTTTTGTCCTGCACCAGGGTAAAATAGCGGAAATGAAAACTGGTGAAGGCAAGACTTTGGCGGCTACTCTCGCCGTGTATCTAAACTCTCTGACTGGAAAAGGCGTGCACGTGGTTACCGTCAACGACTATCTCGCCAAACGTGACTCCGAATGGATGGGGACTATATACAAATTTTTAGGCTTGTCTGTCGGTGTCATAGTCCACGATCTCAGTGATGAGGAAAGACGGGAAGCCTATGGTTCCGATGTTGTCTATGGGACCAATAATGAGTTTGGTTTCGACTATCTTAGGGATAACATGAAGTTCGCCCTGGAAGATTATGTCCAAAGAGAACTCCATTACGCCATAGTCGACGAAGTTGATAGCATTTTGATCGATGAAGCCAGAACCCCGCTAATTATTTCAGGACCGACACACGAGAACACGGACAAATATTATAAAATAAATCGAGTTATCCCAGGTCTTCAAAAGGATATTCATTATACTCTGGACGAAAAAGCCAGGAGCGTTGTCCTTACCGAAGAAGGAATAGCTCGAGTGGAACGGTCTCTTGGGGTTAACAATTTGTACGATCCTGCGCAAATGGAGACGCTTCATCATGTTAATCAGGGTTTGAAAGCGCATACACTGTTTAAGAAGGACGTTGATTACATAGTAAAAGAAGGCCAGGTAATTATTGTTGATGAATTTACTGGAAGGCTCATGCCGGGTCGTCGATATTCTGACGGCCTGCACCAGGCTCTGGAAGCAAAAGAGAGCGTCAAGATCGAAAATGAAAATCAGACGTTAGCTACTATTACTTTTCAGAACTACTTCCGAATGTATGAAAAACTGGCGGGGATGACCGGTACTGCTGATACCGAAGCTGCAGAATTCCACAAGATATATAAACTTGAGGTTGTGATCATCCCGACTAATCTTCCTATGATCAGAGAAGACTTTTCGGACCTGATCTACAAGACTGAAGATGAGAAATTCGAGGCGGCAATTTCTGAAATTCGGGAGCTTCATGAGAAAGGACAACCGGTTCTCGTGGGTACAATCTCGATCGAGAAATCGGAGTATCTAGCCGCGAGACTGAAGAAACTAGGTGTTGCCCACAACGTCCTGAATGCAAAGAATCATGCTCTCGAAGCTGAAATTGTCGCACAAGCCGGCCGCTATAAGGGTGTGACGATTTCTACCAATATGGCCGGCCGAGGAACGGACATAATACTAGGTGGCAACCCCACTTTCCTTGCTCGATCCAAGGTCAAGAGAGGAGAAAGCTCCGAAGAATACAATCAGGCGCTTGAAGATTTCAAGATTAAGTGTGAGCAGGAAAAGGCAAATGTGCTTAAGGCCGGCGGTCTGCATATCCTTGGAACAGAACGTCATGAATCACGGCGTATAGACAATCAGTTACGTGGTCGTTCGGGCCGCCAGGGTGATCCTGGATCCAGTCGTTTCTACCTGAGCCTCGAAGATGACCTTATGAGAATTTTCGGTGGCGATAGGGTGAAAATGATCATGGAAAGGGTAGGGATGCAGGATGGAGAGCCCATAGAGCATAAGTACACCACAAAAGCAATCGAAAATGCGCAGAAGAAAGTAGAAGGCCACAACTTTGAAATCCGTAAGCATCTCATCGAATACGACGATGTGATGAACAAACAGAGAGAGGTAGTGTATTCTCAGCGCAGGTTTATTCTAGCGGGATCGGATCTAAAAACTACAGCGCTTGAGATGGCTGAGGATTTGTCGGATGAAATGGTTAGACGTTTCACCAATGAGAAGACCCATTTCGAGGACTGGGATATCACTGGGCTAACTGAGGCCCTATACGGTCAGTTTGGCTTGAAATTCGACTTCGGTCAACTCCCTGAATCCGAGCAAACAGAGATTGGAATTATTGATCATGTAACGGAGCGGATCAAACAACGGTATGATGAAAAAGAAGCGGAAGTAACTCCTCAGCTTATGCGGGAATTGGAAAAGTTTATGATGCTCCAGGCCGTTGATTCACAGTGGAAAGATCATCTCTTGAGCATGGACCACCTTAAGGAAGGAATTGGCTTACGTGGCTATGGGCAACGTGATCCACTCAAGGAATATCAGAGAGAGGGCTATGAACTCTTTCTCGACATGAGTTCCAGAATTAAGGAAGAGACCGTTCGTAACCTGCTCCTCGTAAAACTGGCAGTGCCAAATGAGCTTGAAGAATTGAACGAGTCTAGGGAACGCGAACTGCAGGCTGTGCATTCGAACCTTACTGGACCTGAATCCGGCTCAACGCCTAAACACAGAACAGTCGAAAAAATTGGCCGTAATGCGCCGTGTCCTTGTGGTTCCGGCAAAAAATACAAGAAATGTTGCGGTAAGGCTGCTTGA
- the ccsB gene encoding c-type cytochrome biogenesis protein CcsB translates to MNLVFFKVAVICYLISSVIFVSFLFRSQGTRCPYGFWFCLGGLSAHTVSIIYLFVAQGFFPMATAFDSLSLFAWLVVAIFATMQLREPNPVLGAMAAPIATVLMLMASTFSYQISQPIVPILKSWWLPIHVSFALAGNAVFTIMAMAGAMYIFQEHLIKRKKIGRFHRILPSLETLDTLNRRALPVGFFFLTLGIISGALWASNAWGSYWNWDPKETWSLITWFVYAAMVHQRLAIGWRGKKAAMLALVGFALVMFTFIGVSLLFGGHHSFASGSRDLFLI, encoded by the coding sequence GTGAATCTTGTTTTCTTCAAAGTAGCGGTAATTTGTTATCTGATTTCTTCGGTCATATTTGTGTCCTTCCTTTTCAGGTCTCAGGGGACACGATGCCCGTATGGTTTTTGGTTTTGTCTTGGCGGATTATCCGCTCATACGGTGTCCATAATCTATTTGTTCGTGGCGCAGGGATTTTTTCCTATGGCCACGGCTTTTGACTCGTTGTCCCTGTTTGCCTGGTTGGTCGTGGCAATCTTTGCGACAATGCAGTTGCGAGAGCCAAATCCAGTGCTGGGAGCAATGGCTGCCCCCATTGCCACTGTCCTGATGTTAATGGCTTCAACATTCTCATATCAGATATCACAGCCTATTGTTCCTATTCTCAAGAGCTGGTGGCTGCCGATCCATGTTTCTTTCGCTCTGGCCGGTAACGCTGTCTTTACCATTATGGCGATGGCCGGGGCCATGTACATTTTTCAGGAACATCTAATCAAGAGGAAGAAAATAGGCAGATTTCATAGGATATTACCTTCGCTGGAAACTCTTGACACACTGAACAGGCGGGCTCTACCAGTGGGTTTCTTTTTTCTTACCCTCGGTATTATCTCGGGGGCGCTGTGGGCGAGCAACGCATGGGGATCGTACTGGAATTGGGACCCAAAGGAAACCTGGAGTCTTATTACATGGTTCGTTTACGCTGCCATGGTTCATCAGAGGTTGGCTATTGGGTGGAGAGGAAAGAAAGCTGCGATGCTCGCGTTGGTAGGGTTTGCTTTAGTGATGTTTACGTTCATTGGAGTAAGCCTTTTATTTGGTGGTCACCACTCCTTTGCTAGCGGTTCTAGAGACTTGTTCCTAATATGA
- a CDS encoding aminotransferase class IV: MLSYQRDHFVNTEDLVFPYSEDISGTLRGYRIFTACRTVNGKIFRLEDHLDRLYKSASLIYMQPPKSRSELQDVLMMIVDKNKELDSADLLIDIIFSGGLQGETMRQSGGGAHLYIVAQKMFSPPTEFYENGVALATFAHQRMFPGVKLLNYIGAVIAHQTVVPEFDAYDTLFVCPNDLQTILEGSTFSVFFILESGQLITPPLDGRILDSVTRRAILELMKSNDKIEVLERPVTLDQVTTFREAFLASTTRNILPVVRLNDNVIGSGRPGPLTLEMMGLLNNYVNSY, encoded by the coding sequence ATGCTCTCTTATCAGCGTGATCATTTTGTGAACACAGAGGATTTGGTGTTCCCTTACTCGGAAGATATTAGCGGCACTTTGCGAGGATATCGTATATTTACTGCTTGCAGAACAGTCAACGGGAAGATCTTCAGATTGGAAGATCATCTGGATCGTCTCTACAAGTCCGCATCTTTGATATACATGCAACCCCCGAAATCCCGTTCAGAGCTTCAGGACGTTCTAATGATGATTGTGGATAAGAATAAGGAGTTGGACAGCGCCGACCTGCTGATAGACATAATCTTCAGTGGAGGACTTCAGGGCGAAACCATGAGACAATCAGGCGGAGGCGCCCATCTTTATATAGTTGCGCAAAAAATGTTCAGTCCACCAACGGAATTTTATGAAAACGGTGTCGCTTTGGCTACTTTCGCTCACCAGAGAATGTTTCCCGGTGTGAAACTCCTGAACTACATCGGCGCGGTCATAGCCCATCAAACGGTTGTTCCCGAATTTGACGCTTATGATACCTTGTTTGTATGCCCAAATGACCTCCAAACAATACTTGAAGGTTCTACTTTCAGCGTTTTTTTCATCCTGGAGTCCGGTCAACTTATAACACCCCCACTGGACGGTCGTATTCTCGACAGCGTCACAAGACGGGCGATCCTGGAGCTAATGAAATCCAACGACAAAATTGAGGTCCTTGAACGACCTGTCACCCTGGATCAAGTCACCACATTTCGGGAAGCCTTCCTTGCTTCCACCACAAGAAACATTCTTCCGGTGGTGCGTTTGAACGACAACGTCATTGGTTCGGGACGGCCAGGGCCTTTGACTTTGGAAATGATGGGTTTGCTAAACAATTATGTCAATTCTTACTAA
- the hemA gene encoding glutamyl-tRNA reductase, translating to MTILGNNFLVLGINYNTAPVLVRERITFPGNSDGSVTRHIVQVGGILECIIVSTCNRSELIAVTRNPDSSCEALMELVCSLHGLTRDSVQSYFYVKRGEQAVRHVFRVTSSLDSMVLGEPQIVGQVKEAFKRDAAANTTGPLLNRLMHRAFFTAKRVRTETGVALAAVSIAYVAVELAKKILGDLAQRQPLLIGAGDMAELTAKHLATCVNKPIKIINRTFENACSLASQFKGSAESMDRLYEALESADVVISSTGSCDPVINFGAMKKVMRKRRHRPIFMIDIAIPRDIEAEVNDLDGVYLYNIDDLQSVVDENIGGRRLEAEKAEEIVDQEVRKFLSWTKSLEWAPTIVALKEKFEQIRSAEISRMNGKLNDLNVAERDAIEILTRAIVNKIAHGPISFMKKSIKTSRSNQHVDFVQRVFDLDTFVSDDDSEEIKTSDHEIDNRN from the coding sequence ATGACCATTCTGGGTAATAACTTTCTGGTGTTGGGAATAAATTATAACACCGCCCCTGTGCTCGTCCGAGAAAGAATCACTTTTCCCGGAAACTCGGATGGATCAGTTACCAGACACATAGTTCAAGTCGGCGGGATATTGGAATGTATTATTGTGTCAACCTGCAATCGGTCGGAGTTGATCGCAGTGACCAGGAACCCGGATTCATCCTGCGAGGCCTTGATGGAACTGGTTTGTAGTCTTCATGGCCTCACTAGGGACTCCGTGCAGTCGTACTTCTATGTCAAAAGGGGTGAGCAGGCTGTCAGACATGTGTTTAGGGTGACTTCGAGCCTGGATTCCATGGTTCTTGGAGAACCTCAGATTGTGGGCCAGGTCAAGGAAGCTTTTAAAAGAGACGCTGCGGCCAATACAACCGGCCCTTTGCTCAACAGGCTAATGCACAGAGCCTTTTTTACCGCCAAGAGAGTCAGAACAGAGACAGGAGTGGCTTTAGCCGCTGTTTCAATCGCATATGTGGCGGTTGAACTTGCCAAGAAGATATTGGGCGACCTCGCGCAACGTCAACCGTTGCTCATAGGCGCGGGCGACATGGCCGAACTTACAGCAAAACACCTGGCGACATGCGTTAACAAACCGATAAAAATCATCAATCGGACCTTTGAAAACGCATGTTCATTAGCCTCTCAATTCAAAGGATCGGCCGAGTCTATGGATAGGCTCTATGAGGCGCTGGAATCTGCTGATGTCGTAATAAGCTCAACAGGAAGTTGCGATCCCGTAATAAACTTTGGCGCAATGAAAAAAGTCATGCGCAAGAGGCGGCACAGGCCTATTTTCATGATAGACATAGCAATTCCACGAGATATTGAGGCGGAAGTGAATGATCTGGACGGTGTGTATTTGTATAACATTGATGATTTACAGTCCGTTGTTGATGAAAATATAGGAGGACGGCGGCTTGAGGCGGAAAAGGCGGAGGAGATCGTGGATCAAGAGGTTAGGAAGTTCCTGAGTTGGACCAAATCTTTGGAATGGGCCCCTACCATAGTCGCTTTGAAAGAAAAATTCGAACAGATAAGATCCGCCGAAATAAGCAGGATGAACGGAAAACTTAACGACTTGAACGTGGCGGAGAGGGATGCGATTGAAATATTGACCAGGGCTATCGTCAACAAGATAGCTCACGGGCCTATTTCCTTCATGAAGAAATCCATCAAAACGTCAAGAAGTAATCAACATGTCGATTTTGTTCAACGGGTTTTTGATCTTGACACATTCGTTTCCGACGACGACTCAGAGGAAATAAAGACTTCGGACCATGAAATTGATAATAGGAACTAG
- the cobA gene encoding uroporphyrinogen-III C-methyltransferase, giving the protein MVIEDKKITGIVYLVGSGPGDPGLLTIKAAEKIAEADVIVYDYLAGQNFLEKARADAELIYVGKSGKSHTVEQVDINQILVSKAREGKTIVRLKGGDPYVFGRGGEEAQELAAAGVTFEVVPGITSAIAAPAYAGIPVTHRDHASMVTFVTGHEDPKKDESAIDWSVLAKMSGTLIFLMGVKNIENISNELISNGKASDTPAALVRWGTTPKQVSVVSDLANIAMESRRKGLSAPAILVVGSVIKLKETLSWYEKKPLFGKKILVTRSREQSRKMSDKIYANGGEPVAFPTIEITPPTSYGPLDAAIDKISSYDWVVFTSENGVELFFRRFFELGRDIRQLVGPRFGAIGPVTAKAISSRGIKVDMLAKEFVAEGILSFFENQDLIGRSFLIPRAEKARDILPEGLVGMGASVEVVPVYKTVLPSGQGVDTIKQMFLDKAIDAVTFTSSSTVNHFVEMFHSVNIGDLLHGALLASIGPITTDTLAKHGLKASVQAREYTVDGLVRALTDHYGAPGQSSEKLPPEGLM; this is encoded by the coding sequence ATGGTAATAGAAGATAAGAAGATAACCGGAATTGTCTATTTGGTTGGATCCGGACCAGGGGATCCTGGCCTCTTGACCATAAAGGCGGCCGAGAAAATAGCTGAAGCCGACGTAATCGTGTACGATTACCTGGCTGGTCAAAACTTTCTTGAAAAAGCTAGAGCGGACGCAGAACTAATATATGTCGGGAAAAGCGGGAAAAGTCATACGGTTGAGCAGGTTGACATCAACCAGATCCTCGTTTCCAAGGCTAGAGAAGGCAAAACGATAGTTAGACTCAAAGGAGGGGACCCCTATGTATTCGGTAGAGGAGGGGAGGAGGCTCAGGAATTGGCCGCGGCCGGAGTTACCTTCGAGGTGGTTCCTGGGATTACATCCGCAATAGCCGCTCCTGCTTATGCCGGGATCCCGGTAACTCACAGAGATCACGCTTCCATGGTCACTTTTGTAACCGGTCATGAAGATCCTAAGAAAGATGAATCAGCCATAGACTGGTCCGTTCTGGCCAAGATGTCCGGAACTCTCATTTTTTTGATGGGGGTGAAGAATATAGAGAATATTTCAAATGAACTAATCTCAAATGGAAAAGCCTCTGATACTCCCGCTGCGCTTGTTAGATGGGGAACTACCCCCAAACAGGTTTCCGTGGTGTCTGATCTTGCGAACATAGCGATGGAGTCCCGGAGAAAAGGATTATCAGCTCCGGCTATTCTAGTTGTGGGTTCAGTGATAAAACTTAAAGAAACGCTTTCATGGTATGAAAAAAAACCTCTTTTCGGGAAGAAAATTCTCGTAACGAGATCCAGGGAGCAATCGCGGAAGATGTCGGACAAGATTTATGCTAATGGCGGAGAACCGGTAGCGTTTCCAACCATCGAGATAACTCCACCGACTAGTTATGGTCCGTTAGATGCGGCAATCGACAAAATCTCAAGCTACGACTGGGTTGTTTTTACATCGGAAAACGGTGTGGAACTTTTTTTTAGACGTTTTTTCGAATTGGGAAGGGACATACGACAGCTTGTCGGACCCAGATTTGGGGCCATAGGACCAGTTACAGCCAAAGCCATTAGTTCGAGAGGCATAAAGGTAGACATGCTAGCCAAAGAATTTGTGGCTGAAGGGATTCTTAGCTTCTTTGAGAATCAGGACCTCATTGGGCGAAGTTTCCTTATACCAAGAGCTGAGAAAGCTAGGGATATCCTCCCCGAAGGTCTCGTGGGGATGGGCGCCTCCGTTGAAGTGGTTCCGGTATACAAGACTGTGCTTCCTTCAGGTCAAGGTGTTGACACTATAAAACAAATGTTCCTTGATAAGGCCATTGACGCTGTAACCTTCACATCCTCCTCTACGGTAAATCACTTCGTCGAAATGTTTCATAGCGTCAACATCGGCGATCTCCTGCACGGAGCGCTCTTGGCCTCTATAGGCCCTATTACTACCGACACTTTGGCCAAGCATGGGTTGAAGGCTTCCGTGCAAGCGCGAGAGTATACTGTGGATGGACTGGTTCGCGCCTTGACTGATCACTACGGAGCGCCTGGTCAATCTTCGGAAAAACTCCCACCGGAGGGACTGATGTAG
- a CDS encoding ATP-binding protein yields the protein MDPIIVKNILDSMSDCLVVIDAQGDVMYANKNTKEVLGYSLDELKEKGLGLIFFVREENYDFNQILINAVWNKSVYGYSEVDYYHPEGLRKRLAATTSYLLESVENESRFIGFVAIFKDVTEIHMLREKEKRLLEDRDRIAQDKMKSLNRLAMGVAHEIRNPVVMIGGYASRIMKDPSLSEAVKSYARNILDGAKRLELIVDEVQNCANLQDIKLASGSMKQVILEAIKEMAPKTGDKNVKIVFNTLQSRSSQTMFDPDCVKTALIALLDNAVYFSPDGSVVDVFLDEGEHETILGVKDYGAGISDSDREFVFDPFFSTKTQGSGMGLALTERIVHEHGGKIQFDSVPGKGSLFRISLPNNSMCAYRYTQDLPSN from the coding sequence ATGGATCCTATCATCGTAAAAAACATTCTGGATAGCATGAGTGACTGTCTTGTCGTCATAGATGCCCAGGGTGATGTCATGTACGCCAACAAAAATACAAAGGAGGTCCTCGGGTATTCGTTAGATGAGTTGAAAGAGAAAGGACTAGGGTTAATCTTTTTTGTTAGAGAAGAGAATTACGATTTTAATCAAATACTTATAAATGCAGTGTGGAACAAGTCCGTCTATGGTTACAGTGAAGTTGATTATTACCATCCTGAGGGATTGAGGAAAAGATTAGCCGCGACGACATCATATCTGCTTGAATCAGTCGAAAACGAATCCCGTTTCATAGGTTTTGTAGCCATTTTTAAAGATGTTACTGAAATCCACATGCTGCGTGAGAAAGAGAAAAGATTACTGGAAGATAGAGACCGGATTGCCCAAGATAAAATGAAGAGTCTCAATAGGCTGGCTATGGGAGTAGCGCATGAGATAAGAAATCCTGTCGTCATGATAGGAGGATATGCATCTAGAATAATGAAGGATCCCAGTCTGTCCGAGGCGGTCAAGTCCTATGCCAGAAATATTCTGGATGGCGCAAAGAGGCTGGAATTGATAGTGGATGAAGTTCAAAATTGCGCAAATCTGCAAGACATTAAACTGGCTTCCGGTTCTATGAAACAAGTAATCCTCGAAGCGATCAAGGAAATGGCGCCAAAAACTGGCGATAAAAATGTGAAAATTGTTTTTAATACACTTCAATCCAGATCTTCCCAGACAATGTTTGACCCGGACTGCGTTAAGACTGCTCTTATAGCTTTGTTGGACAACGCCGTATATTTTTCTCCAGACGGGTCGGTTGTGGATGTCTTCCTTGATGAAGGCGAACACGAGACCATCCTTGGGGTCAAGGATTACGGAGCAGGGATTAGCGACTCCGACAGGGAATTCGTGTTTGACCCGTTCTTTTCGACCAAAACCCAAGGTTCCGGTATGGGACTGGCGCTGACAGAGAGAATCGTTCATGAACACGGAGGTAAGATACAGTTTGACTCCGTTCCCGGCAAAGGATCTCTTTTTAGAATAAGTCTTCCCAATAATTCTATGTGCGCGTACCGATATACTCAGGATTTGCCCTCCAACTGA
- a CDS encoding bifunctional precorrin-2 dehydrogenase/sirohydrochlorin ferrochelatase — translation MRPYPVMMNLHGKRVVVVGGGRVALRKTLSLLESGAKVTIISPLLIPEINVLLLENRIDWIEALFEDQILDRLPEIALIFGTTDNREVNLGIYKSASERGLPCNIADVPDLCTFIVPAVISQGDLTIAVSTGGASPALARRIRENLEKQFGPEYGMMTKLMGELRKHVLNAGADSESNRKLFSDIVDSELLVALRESDMNRVLEILRKILPKEIDVQEAISEKHHQDHI, via the coding sequence ATGAGACCATATCCGGTGATGATGAACCTCCATGGCAAACGCGTTGTGGTTGTCGGGGGAGGACGGGTAGCTTTACGCAAGACATTGAGTCTATTGGAGAGTGGGGCCAAGGTCACAATAATTTCGCCCCTACTTATCCCGGAAATCAATGTATTACTGCTAGAGAACCGAATTGATTGGATAGAGGCTCTCTTCGAAGATCAGATATTGGATCGCCTGCCGGAAATTGCCTTGATTTTTGGAACCACCGACAATCGGGAAGTTAACCTCGGAATCTACAAATCAGCAAGTGAAAGAGGATTGCCGTGTAATATTGCCGACGTGCCTGATCTGTGCACTTTCATTGTTCCTGCGGTAATCTCTCAGGGCGATCTCACTATAGCGGTGAGTACGGGTGGGGCATCGCCGGCGTTGGCCAGAAGGATCCGTGAAAATTTGGAGAAGCAGTTTGGCCCCGAATACGGGATGATGACGAAACTGATGGGGGAGTTGAGGAAACATGTTTTAAATGCAGGGGCGGATTCTGAGTCAAATCGCAAGCTCTTTTCGGATATAGTAGATTCCGAACTCCTTGTTGCGCTGCGGGAAAGCGACATGAACAGGGTGTTGGAAATTCTCAGGAAGATACTGCCTAAAGAGATCGACGTCCAAGAAGCCATATCAGAAAAACACCATCAGGATCACATTTAG
- the hemC gene encoding hydroxymethylbilane synthase: MKLIIGTRGSGLAMWQARHVSGLLRTIDSRLDVELKIIKTTGDRILDAPLATIGGKGLFTKEIEDALLDGSIDIAVHSMKDVPTEMPKGLVLSAILKREDPRDVFISRDGRSIGELVSGDKIGTSSLRRKAFLLHKFPELEVVPIRGNVDTRLKKIESESLAGALLAAAGIIRLGFSDRIRHFMNVDQMIPAIGQGAIGVQTRTDDLGTVDLIKKLDHPMTRKCVSVERSFLMRLGGGCQVPMAAYCEPHDDGFRITAAVTHPDGSPIFKESYVGPIHDVAFGIAVADRLIERGAGDVLRSVLSADWEPVTVGV, encoded by the coding sequence ATGAAATTGATAATAGGAACTAGAGGCAGTGGGCTGGCAATGTGGCAGGCTCGTCACGTGTCCGGCCTTTTAAGAACAATTGATTCACGACTCGATGTAGAGTTGAAGATTATCAAGACTACGGGTGACAGGATTCTGGACGCTCCACTAGCGACAATTGGCGGAAAGGGACTTTTCACCAAGGAGATTGAAGACGCTCTGCTGGATGGCAGTATCGATATTGCGGTCCATTCGATGAAGGATGTTCCAACTGAGATGCCGAAAGGTCTGGTTTTGTCTGCAATTCTGAAAAGAGAAGACCCCAGGGATGTCTTTATTTCAAGGGATGGCAGGTCGATTGGCGAACTCGTCAGTGGCGATAAAATAGGAACTTCGAGTCTAAGGAGAAAGGCCTTTCTGCTCCACAAATTTCCTGAACTGGAAGTCGTGCCTATTCGCGGAAATGTCGATACCCGTTTGAAGAAAATTGAATCGGAAAGCTTGGCGGGAGCCTTACTCGCTGCGGCCGGCATAATAAGACTGGGGTTTTCGGATAGAATCAGACATTTCATGAATGTAGATCAAATGATTCCCGCTATAGGTCAAGGCGCCATAGGGGTCCAAACGAGGACTGATGATCTTGGTACAGTAGACCTGATAAAAAAGTTGGACCACCCCATGACGCGGAAATGCGTGTCAGTTGAACGCTCCTTTCTAATGCGACTGGGAGGCGGTTGCCAGGTTCCAATGGCGGCTTATTGCGAGCCTCATGATGACGGCTTCAGGATTACTGCTGCTGTTACTCATCCTGATGGATCTCCAATTTTCAAAGAATCTTACGTTGGGCCCATTCACGATGTTGCTTTTGGAATCGCCGTAGCCGACAGGTTAATAGAAAGAGGGGCAGGGGATGTCTTGCGCTCAGTGCTCTCGGCGGACTGGGAGCCGGTCACAGTAGGAGTCTAA
- a CDS encoding AAA family ATPase — translation MYLNGIKIESDRFPTRDIFPFNIPAFRSTNNLRFDSKIILFCGENGVGKSALLDAIARKCGLMPWGGSKTHKVHSNPHETQLAKFIKLDFSARPKYGFHFRAEAFFNFASSLDDILVDDPGRRKYFGGGSLNAQSHGESFLTFFQSYSFKIDGLYVIDEPEAALSPANQVEFVRVLLSNVGSSNKQYLIASLSPIILGCPGARIFGFEKTGIAPVNFRDTKIFKLYESFVKDPSSFYELKDRI, via the coding sequence ATGTATCTCAATGGTATTAAAATAGAGAGTGACAGATTTCCAACGCGGGATATCTTTCCGTTCAATATTCCAGCATTTCGATCCACAAATAATCTTAGGTTTGATTCGAAAATCATTTTATTTTGTGGAGAAAACGGGGTGGGAAAGTCCGCCCTTCTTGACGCTATTGCCCGGAAATGCGGATTAATGCCTTGGGGCGGCAGCAAAACTCACAAGGTCCATTCTAATCCTCACGAAACCCAACTGGCGAAGTTCATTAAGTTGGATTTCTCCGCTAGACCCAAATATGGTTTTCATTTCAGGGCGGAGGCTTTTTTCAACTTTGCTTCTTCTCTCGATGACATTTTGGTGGATGACCCGGGAAGGCGGAAATATTTTGGAGGGGGCTCTTTGAATGCCCAATCTCATGGGGAGTCGTTTCTGACCTTTTTTCAAAGCTATTCATTCAAAATAGACGGACTGTACGTTATAGATGAACCTGAAGCGGCATTGTCTCCAGCGAATCAAGTCGAATTTGTAAGAGTTTTGCTCAGCAATGTAGGTTCGTCAAATAAGCAGTATTTGATAGCGAGTCTTTCCCCCATAATTCTAGGATGTCCGGGAGCCCGGATTTTTGGATTTGAGAAAACAGGAATCGCCCCCGTCAACTTTCGGGACACAAAGATTTTTAAGTTGTATGAGAGCTTCGTCAAGGATCCCTCGAGCTTTTACGAATTGAAAGATAGAATCTGA